A window of the Brassica napus cultivar Da-Ae chromosome A2, Da-Ae, whole genome shotgun sequence genome harbors these coding sequences:
- the LOC125581433 gene encoding 40S ribosomal protein S19-3-like — MSTGKTVKDVSPHEFVKAYAAHLKRSGKIELPPWTDIVKTGKLKELAPYDPGWYYIRAASMARKVYLRSGLGVGAFRRIYGGSKRNGSRPPHFCKSSGGVARHILQQLQTMNIVELDTKGLVV; from the exons ATGTCTACGGGCAAAACGGTGAAGGATGTGTCTCCACACGAGTTCGTCAAGGCTTACGCTGCCCATCTCAAACGCTCAGGCAAG ATTGAGCTGCCACCGTGGACAGACATAGTGAAGACTGGTAAGCTCAAGGAGCTTGCTCCATATGACCCTGGCTGGTACTACATCAGAGCCg cgtCCATGGCGAGGAAAGTGTACTTGAGAAGTGGACTTGGAGTCGGTGCGTTCCGTAGGATCTATGGAGGAAGCAAGAGGAACGGGAGCCGTCCTCCTCATTTCTGTAAGAGCAGTGGTGGTGTTGCTCGTCATATTCTTCAGCAGCTTCAGACCATGAACATTGTCGAACTTGACACCAAAGGGTTAGTTGTTTAA
- the LOC125585147 gene encoding meiosis regulator and mRNA stability factor 1-like: protein MLASIFFSKRFRQVTLRRTRISENGVVQQRLCLSDAGLKYLAMEATCREASEEEGFARTAKTSVWWDIENCGVPKGCDGHKIALNIKSALGKMKYCGPLAIYAYGDINQMRSSVQQALSSTGVSLNHVPPGVKDGSDKKILVDMLLWTMENRAPANVMLISGDGDYSYVLHRLRMMGYNVLLVRPESASRFLVAAADRIWLWRSVVAGGSGSEVSKGVNSGLGR, encoded by the exons ATGTTAGCTTCAATCTTTTTTTCAAAACGTTTCCGGCAAGTTACGCTGAGAAGGACTAGAATATCTGAGAACGGCGTCGTTCAGCAGCGACTGTGTCTCAGTGACGCTGGTCTTAAGTATCTAGCTATGGAAGCAACGTGCAGAGAAGCATCTGAGGAAGAGGGATTTGCGAGAACAGCGAAAACATCAGTCTGGTGGGACATTGAGAACTGCGGTGTCCCAAAAGGTTGTGATGGCCATAAGATTGCTCTCAACATTAAATCAGCTTTGGGGAAAATGAAGTATTGTGGTCCGCTCGCCATTTATGCTTATGGTGACATTAATCAAATGCGTTCATCTGTACAACAAGCTCTCTCCTCCACCGGCGTATCACTCAACCACGTCCCTCCCG GAGTTAAAGACGGGAGCGACAAGAAGATCCTTGTAGATATGTTGTTGTGGACAATGGAAAACCGAGCTCCTGCTAATGTGATGCTGATCTCTGGTGATGGAGATTACTCATATGTTCTTCACCGATTGAGGATGATGGGGTACAACGTTCTTTTAGTGCGACCTGAGAGTGCATCTCGCTTTTTAGTTGCTGCAGCAGATAGAATATGGTTATGGAGGAGCGTAGTTGCTGGTGGCTCTGGCTCCGAGGTCAGCAAGGGTGTGAACTCAGGCCTTGGTCGTTGA